From Hydra vulgaris chromosome 15, alternate assembly HydraT2T_AEP, one genomic window encodes:
- the LOC100201557 gene encoding uncharacterized protein LOC100201557 isoform X2, translating to MLISLQAKIDIIMEKEFVSYSKEKEKLMSINKKLKEELDCCKVCIFKLMPFVKVLKDTCFVESSEKPCHIDPKEFETIDKYFKMLSGLNDLSTNTLEELTFDHLMTSLNSSHSSLQDEYHILKTENNNHYEYKTKNECVSKNQIEDTELYVVMDARPFVDDQNRNDKYQNLTQNVNQVFPNLVISEDYQSPEKNNFLRIESTNKSINTSIDNNNSSTGFVDNELSSNNDLFLEQNSEWNIINTDDVIQSNNISDSSAEISAPLDFQLSKLLAVDENENNDLLYKENCKKSLEIIKTPLRMNLLRKNRAGYGRPNLKEKKVIIEIPKVNKRPLTSEELSNYENGKLTIRLVDLAEAFDTYKLDQDSGMNSSKRLIEYVTIPDLSDENKTTSSSETTSNFEFNDNSQIENKEITSGSKTTFLQKLLLRKKYADEKKPKMT from the exons ATgctaat ATCTCTACAAGCCAAAATAGACATTATTATGGAGAAGGAATTTGTATCTTATTCAAAAGAAAAGGAAAAGCTTAtgagtataaacaaaaaattaaaagaagaactTGATTGCTGTaaagtttgtatatttaaattgatgCCCTTTGTTAAAGTTCTCAAAGACACTTGCTTTGTTGAAAGTTCTGAAAAACCTTGCCACATAGATCCAAAAGAATTTGAAACcatagataaatattttaaaatgctttctgGTTTAAATGACTTGAGTACTAATACGCTTGAAGAGCTAACTTTTGACCATTTAATGACGAGTTTAAATAGTTCTCATTCATCATTGCAAGATGAGTATCATATcctaaaaactgaaaataataatcattatgaatataaaacaaaaaatgaatgtgtttcaaaaaatcaaattgaggATACTGAACTTTATGTTGTTATGGATGCCAGACCTTTTGTTGATGACCAAAATAGAAATGACAAATACCAAAACCTTACACAAAATGTTAACCAAGTATTTCCTAATCTGGTTATTTCAGAAGATTATCAATCccctgaaaaaaataattttttgagaattGAGTCTACaaacaaatcaataaacactagcattgataataataattcaagTACTGGATTTGTAGACAATGAACTCTCTTCGAATAATGAcctttttttagaacaaaattcTGAATGGAATATTATTAACACAGATGATGTTATTCAGTCCAATAATATATCTGATTCATCTGCTGAAATATCTGCTCCTTTAGATTTTCAGCTTTCAAAATTGTTAGCTgttgatgaaaatgaaaataatgatttaCTTTATAAAGAGAATTGTAAAAAGTCATTGGAAATCATTAAGACACCTTTAAGAATGAATTTACTTCGAAAAAATCGAGCTGGATACGGTCGACCAAATTTGAAggagaaaaaagttataatagaaaTTCCTAAGGTAAATAAACGCCCTTTAACTTCTGAAGAACTTTCAAATTATGAAAATGGAAAATTGACTATTCGTCTTGTAGATTTAGCTGAGGCATTTGATACTTATAAATTAGATCAAGATAGTGGGATGAATTCTTCTAAGCGTCTAATAGAATATGTAACAATTCCAGATCTTTCTGACGAAAATAAGACTACAAGTAGTTCTGAAACGACaagtaattttgaatttaatgatAACAGTCAAATTGAAAATAAGGAAATAACATCTGGCTCTaag actaCTTTTCTGCAAAAGTTGCTGTTGCGTAAAAAGTATGCTGATGAAAAAAAGCCAAAGATGACATGA
- the LOC100201557 gene encoding uncharacterized protein LOC100201557 isoform X1 → MNQTNDFTDDSLIQSVTSDINIRSNVPSTISVNHSFVDSLEIAKIKKNDHHDDTQKIKLFEEERRIFFQKKNIQLLEKKLKQCEVLKRELRSVIKVLEDQEMLISLQAKIDIIMEKEFVSYSKEKEKLMSINKKLKEELDCCKVCIFKLMPFVKVLKDTCFVESSEKPCHIDPKEFETIDKYFKMLSGLNDLSTNTLEELTFDHLMTSLNSSHSSLQDEYHILKTENNNHYEYKTKNECVSKNQIEDTELYVVMDARPFVDDQNRNDKYQNLTQNVNQVFPNLVISEDYQSPEKNNFLRIESTNKSINTSIDNNNSSTGFVDNELSSNNDLFLEQNSEWNIINTDDVIQSNNISDSSAEISAPLDFQLSKLLAVDENENNDLLYKENCKKSLEIIKTPLRMNLLRKNRAGYGRPNLKEKKVIIEIPKVNKRPLTSEELSNYENGKLTIRLVDLAEAFDTYKLDQDSGMNSSKRLIEYVTIPDLSDENKTTSSSETTSNFEFNDNSQIENKEITSGSKTTFLQKLLLRKKYADEKKPKMT, encoded by the exons aTGAATCAAACTAATGATTTTACTGATGATTCTTTGATTCAATCAGTTACAAGTGATATAAATATCCGTAGTAATGTCCCCAGTACCATTTCAGTAAATCATAGTTTTGTTGATTCATTAGAgattgctaaaataaaaaag AATGATCATCATGATGATACCCAGAAAATCAAATTGTTTGAGGAAGaacgaagaattttttttcaaaaaaaaaatattcaattgttggaaaagaaattaaagcagTGTGAAGTATTAAAAAGAGAACTTAGATCTGTAATTAAAGTTCTGGAGGATCAAGAAATgctaat ATCTCTACAAGCCAAAATAGACATTATTATGGAGAAGGAATTTGTATCTTATTCAAAAGAAAAGGAAAAGCTTAtgagtataaacaaaaaattaaaagaagaactTGATTGCTGTaaagtttgtatatttaaattgatgCCCTTTGTTAAAGTTCTCAAAGACACTTGCTTTGTTGAAAGTTCTGAAAAACCTTGCCACATAGATCCAAAAGAATTTGAAACcatagataaatattttaaaatgctttctgGTTTAAATGACTTGAGTACTAATACGCTTGAAGAGCTAACTTTTGACCATTTAATGACGAGTTTAAATAGTTCTCATTCATCATTGCAAGATGAGTATCATATcctaaaaactgaaaataataatcattatgaatataaaacaaaaaatgaatgtgtttcaaaaaatcaaattgaggATACTGAACTTTATGTTGTTATGGATGCCAGACCTTTTGTTGATGACCAAAATAGAAATGACAAATACCAAAACCTTACACAAAATGTTAACCAAGTATTTCCTAATCTGGTTATTTCAGAAGATTATCAATCccctgaaaaaaataattttttgagaattGAGTCTACaaacaaatcaataaacactagcattgataataataattcaagTACTGGATTTGTAGACAATGAACTCTCTTCGAATAATGAcctttttttagaacaaaattcTGAATGGAATATTATTAACACAGATGATGTTATTCAGTCCAATAATATATCTGATTCATCTGCTGAAATATCTGCTCCTTTAGATTTTCAGCTTTCAAAATTGTTAGCTgttgatgaaaatgaaaataatgatttaCTTTATAAAGAGAATTGTAAAAAGTCATTGGAAATCATTAAGACACCTTTAAGAATGAATTTACTTCGAAAAAATCGAGCTGGATACGGTCGACCAAATTTGAAggagaaaaaagttataatagaaaTTCCTAAGGTAAATAAACGCCCTTTAACTTCTGAAGAACTTTCAAATTATGAAAATGGAAAATTGACTATTCGTCTTGTAGATTTAGCTGAGGCATTTGATACTTATAAATTAGATCAAGATAGTGGGATGAATTCTTCTAAGCGTCTAATAGAATATGTAACAATTCCAGATCTTTCTGACGAAAATAAGACTACAAGTAGTTCTGAAACGACaagtaattttgaatttaatgatAACAGTCAAATTGAAAATAAGGAAATAACATCTGGCTCTaag actaCTTTTCTGCAAAAGTTGCTGTTGCGTAAAAAGTATGCTGATGAAAAAAAGCCAAAGATGACATGA